The Niastella koreensis GR20-10 genome includes a window with the following:
- a CDS encoding transglutaminase domain-containing protein, producing MNQAQDKYGHTRKVLLVILSILAVIPLAPLINRYIPPLIIGDWNFDLTVSIILAGTLTFLTLRLFRFLLLPAVGLLILVLIYNQLTNGYGFGNMIRDYKTMVQNNWGKKEQKEIDLVLRPTFFDGPLTKTVKTLQSKVIATDSVVRNYSVKYSLESFDEYYPKYGAQVRLLSLFKHINSNFKYVSDSERDEYFATARETIQNGLGGDCDDHSILMVSCMKSIGAHCRMILTDGHLYPELLCGDEKQFELMQQAVIHLFGNEAIDNMYYHEQNGQYWINLDYTARYPGGPYVSETAYAIINL from the coding sequence ATGAACCAAGCCCAGGATAAATACGGCCATACCCGGAAAGTGCTGCTGGTTATATTGAGTATACTGGCAGTAATACCATTGGCGCCACTTATCAACCGCTATATTCCACCATTGATCATCGGCGACTGGAACTTTGACCTTACGGTTTCCATTATTTTAGCCGGTACATTAACATTTCTCACCCTCAGGCTGTTTCGCTTTTTACTGTTACCCGCAGTAGGTTTGCTCATATTAGTGCTCATTTATAATCAATTGACCAATGGCTATGGATTTGGCAATATGATCAGGGATTATAAAACCATGGTGCAGAACAATTGGGGTAAAAAGGAACAAAAGGAAATTGACCTGGTGTTACGGCCCACGTTTTTTGATGGTCCGTTAACAAAAACCGTAAAAACGCTTCAGTCAAAGGTTATCGCCACCGATTCGGTGGTACGGAACTACTCTGTAAAATACTCACTGGAATCGTTTGATGAATATTATCCCAAGTATGGTGCCCAGGTGCGCCTGCTTTCGCTGTTCAAGCACATCAATAGTAACTTCAAGTACGTATCGGACTCTGAAAGGGATGAATACTTTGCCACCGCCCGGGAAACCATTCAAAACGGACTGGGTGGCGATTGCGACGACCACAGCATTCTCATGGTATCGTGCATGAAGTCCATAGGCGCCCATTGCCGCATGATCTTAACGGATGGCCACTTATATCCCGAACTGTTGTGTGGAGACGAAAAACAGTTCGAGCTGATGCAGCAGGCCGTTATTCACCTTTTTGGTAATGAAGCCATCGACAACATGTATTACCACGAACAAAACGGTCAATACTGGATCAACCTCGATTATACCGCCCGCTATCCCGGCGGACCATATGTTAGTGAGACTGCATATGCAATTATTAATCTTTAA
- the smc gene encoding chromosome segregation protein SMC: MRLKSLEIKGFKSFADKTVLHFDEGITGVIGPNGCGKSNIIDSIRWVIGEQKISHLRSENLESLVFNGSKTRSASGLAEVSLTFENTRNLLPTEFSTITVTRKFYKSGESEYRLNDVQCRLRDIQNLFMDTGVSTDSYAIIELGMVDEIIKDKENSRRRMLEQAAGITIYKTRKKEAKQKLDATEQDLARIEDLLFEINNQLKTLENQAKKAEKYYEIKKEYRELSIELAKAALEGFNLTYRDLNSQSEVETDKKVRLDAEVANEEAVIEQEKVGFIEKERALQSMQHEFNDLLQTLRTKENEKNLASQRLKFLQERENSLQEFLNKSEGTLKGLEESIEFTRISVEEEKGKLEGLEQMVEDHKDAVDNARAIFDEKRTHVDRLRAENLSLQRNQFDAEKKVAVADTSIQNVQKAINQIEEEREARYSQIKQLEEEKMVKEQELEKRQRDLVQLQDHQERTKEQILQAQGQLESLRQQLAEEGRKLDAKKNERDLLKSLIDSMEGYPESVKFLHNNPGWNHKAPILSDIIYVKEEFRAAVENVLEPYLNYYVVNNLQEGLQAVHLLDNNKKGKANFFLLDKLNEAKSEGGHAPANTIAAMEVIEVDAQYRHLAEYLLGNVFIAENDDALATSNGSVVLEKTGKYVKGKFSLTGGSVGLFEGKKIGRAKNLEKLHEEIVALEGVVQDLKDGIQQKHNEVIGYNEQLKDTAIKQAQQDINTLTNQMFSLENKMENLHGSQSSSQNRLEELQMNLEETTSSISGTRQQWMELVNQLQELGEQLASVENEYKRAEGEYTNAQTVFNEYNLQLTRQTSKINSLTTELQFKSKQLVELQAQVETNASQLKQTLENITESADQLATAENALVDMMRRKEEEEKKLNEADQAFYNMRNALGEKETQLRQKSKEREQTEHLLNEIKDKLNELKLQLAGMKERLNVEFKINLDDILDQPRTGETPVEELQEKGDRMKKRLENLGEVNPTAIEAFQEMKKRYEFILEQKNDLVTAKDSLLQTIQEVEATANQQFLDTFNKVRENFQKVFKALFTEDDSADMILMNPENLAETSIDIVAKPKGKRPSSITQLSGGEKTLTSTALLFAIYLIKPAPFCILDEVDAPLDDANVGKFTQMIRKFSQESQFIIVTHNKQTMSAVDVIYGVTMQEPGVSKLVPVDFRNLN; this comes from the coding sequence GTGCGCTTAAAAAGCTTAGAAATCAAAGGGTTCAAGAGTTTTGCCGATAAAACCGTACTTCATTTCGATGAGGGTATTACGGGTGTTATCGGGCCAAACGGTTGTGGTAAGAGTAATATTATCGACAGTATCCGCTGGGTGATCGGGGAGCAGAAGATCAGTCATCTTCGTAGTGAAAACCTTGAAAGCCTGGTATTTAACGGGTCTAAAACCCGGTCGGCCAGTGGTTTGGCCGAAGTGAGCCTCACCTTTGAAAATACCCGGAATCTGCTGCCTACCGAATTCAGCACCATTACTGTAACCCGTAAATTCTACAAAAGCGGGGAAAGTGAATACCGCCTGAATGATGTGCAATGCCGCTTGCGCGATATCCAGAACCTGTTTATGGATACCGGGGTGAGTACCGACAGCTACGCCATCATTGAGCTGGGGATGGTTGATGAGATCATTAAAGATAAGGAGAACAGCCGGCGCCGCATGCTGGAACAGGCCGCCGGGATCACTATCTATAAAACCCGTAAAAAGGAAGCCAAACAAAAACTCGATGCCACCGAGCAGGACCTGGCCCGTATCGAGGACTTGTTGTTTGAAATAAACAACCAGTTAAAAACCCTGGAGAACCAGGCTAAAAAAGCAGAGAAATACTACGAAATAAAGAAGGAATACCGCGAGCTGAGCATTGAGCTGGCAAAAGCCGCTCTCGAAGGGTTCAACCTCACGTATCGCGATCTGAATAGTCAATCTGAAGTGGAAACCGATAAAAAGGTTCGGTTAGATGCTGAGGTTGCCAACGAAGAAGCGGTGATTGAGCAGGAAAAAGTAGGGTTCATTGAAAAAGAACGCGCCCTGCAAAGTATGCAGCACGAGTTTAACGACCTGTTGCAAACCCTGCGCACCAAGGAAAATGAAAAGAACCTGGCTTCTCAACGCCTCAAGTTCCTGCAAGAACGGGAGAATAGTTTGCAGGAGTTCTTAAATAAGAGCGAAGGCACGCTGAAAGGCCTGGAAGAAAGCATTGAATTTACCAGGATATCAGTAGAAGAAGAAAAGGGCAAACTGGAAGGATTGGAACAAATGGTGGAAGACCATAAAGATGCCGTAGATAACGCCCGGGCCATCTTCGACGAAAAAAGAACCCACGTAGATCGCCTGCGTGCTGAAAACCTCAGCCTGCAACGCAACCAGTTCGATGCAGAAAAGAAGGTAGCCGTAGCCGACACCTCAATTCAGAACGTACAGAAAGCCATCAACCAGATAGAAGAAGAACGCGAAGCCCGCTACAGCCAGATAAAACAACTGGAAGAAGAGAAAATGGTGAAGGAGCAGGAGTTGGAAAAAAGGCAACGTGACCTGGTTCAGTTACAGGACCACCAGGAAAGAACAAAAGAACAGATCTTACAGGCCCAGGGTCAGCTGGAATCATTACGTCAGCAACTGGCCGAGGAAGGTAGAAAACTGGATGCCAAAAAGAACGAGCGCGATCTGCTGAAAAGCCTGATCGACTCCATGGAAGGCTATCCGGAGAGTGTGAAGTTCCTTCATAACAATCCGGGCTGGAACCATAAAGCGCCCATTTTATCAGACATCATTTACGTAAAAGAAGAGTTCCGGGCCGCCGTTGAAAACGTGCTGGAGCCTTACCTCAACTATTACGTGGTAAATAACCTGCAGGAAGGCTTACAGGCCGTGCACCTGCTGGATAATAACAAAAAAGGTAAAGCGAATTTCTTCCTGCTCGATAAATTAAACGAAGCTAAGAGCGAAGGCGGTCATGCACCTGCCAATACCATCGCTGCCATGGAAGTAATTGAGGTAGATGCCCAATACCGCCACCTGGCCGAATACTTACTGGGTAATGTATTTATCGCCGAAAACGACGATGCACTGGCTACCAGCAATGGATCAGTGGTGCTGGAGAAAACCGGTAAATATGTAAAAGGCAAGTTCTCCTTAACCGGTGGTAGCGTTGGTTTATTTGAAGGTAAAAAGATCGGTCGTGCCAAGAACCTGGAGAAATTACACGAAGAGATCGTAGCGCTGGAAGGCGTTGTACAGGATTTGAAAGATGGTATTCAGCAAAAACACAACGAGGTAATTGGCTACAACGAGCAATTGAAAGATACCGCCATTAAACAGGCGCAACAGGATATTAATACCCTGACCAACCAGATGTTTTCCCTGGAGAACAAAATGGAAAACCTGCACGGTTCGCAAAGTTCTTCCCAAAACCGGCTGGAAGAACTGCAAATGAACCTGGAAGAAACCACTTCTTCTATCTCTGGCACCCGCCAGCAATGGATGGAGCTGGTAAATCAGCTGCAGGAGCTGGGCGAGCAACTGGCAAGTGTAGAAAACGAATACAAAAGAGCCGAAGGCGAGTATACCAACGCGCAAACGGTATTCAACGAATATAACCTGCAGTTAACGCGTCAAACCAGCAAGATCAACTCACTGACGACGGAGTTGCAGTTCAAGAGCAAACAGCTGGTGGAGTTGCAGGCTCAGGTGGAGACCAATGCATCGCAGTTAAAGCAAACATTGGAGAACATCACGGAAAGTGCAGACCAGCTGGCTACTGCCGAAAACGCACTGGTTGACATGATGCGCCGCAAGGAAGAAGAAGAGAAAAAGCTGAACGAAGCTGACCAGGCTTTTTACAATATGCGTAATGCCCTGGGTGAAAAAGAAACCCAGCTGCGTCAGAAATCAAAAGAAAGAGAGCAGACCGAGCATTTGCTGAATGAAATAAAAGACAAACTGAATGAACTGAAACTCCAGCTGGCGGGGATGAAAGAGCGGTTGAATGTGGAGTTCAAGATCAACCTGGATGATATCCTGGATCAACCCCGTACGGGCGAAACGCCGGTAGAGGAGTTGCAGGAAAAAGGCGACCGGATGAAAAAACGGTTGGAGAACCTGGGTGAGGTGAACCCCACCGCCATCGAAGCCTTCCAGGAAATGAAAAAACGCTACGAGTTCATTCTGGAACAAAAGAACGACCTGGTAACGGCCAAAGACAGCCTGTTACAAACCATTCAAGAAGTAGAAGCAACTGCCAACCAGCAGTTCCTCGACACCTTCAATAAGGTGCGCGAGAACTTCCAGAAGGTGTTCAAGGCATTGTTCACCGAAGACGATTCGGCAGATATGATCCTGATGAATCCCGAGAACCTGGCGGAGACCAGTATCGATATTGTGGCCAAACCTAAGGGTAAACGCCCGTCATCGATCACACAGCTGAGTGGTGGTGAGAAAACATTAACGTCAACAGCGCTGCTGTTTGCGATCTACCTGATCAAACCGGCGCCGTTCTGTATCCTCGATGAGGTGGATGCGCCGCTCGATGACGCCAACGTAGGTAAGTTCACGCAAATGATCCGCAAGTTCAGCCAGGAGAGCCAGTTCATCATTGTAACGCACAATAAACAAACGATGAGTGCGGTAGATGTGATCTATGGGGTAACCATGCAGGAACCCGGGGTGAGCAAACTGGTACCGGTTGACTTCCGGAACCTGAATTAA
- a CDS encoding antibiotic biosynthesis monooxygenase family protein gives MITRNWTGVVKPERSADYLHHLQNDTLKKLSSIKGFLNASILQRVVTDGIEYLVVTYWENMDAIKKFAGETADIAVVPPIAQEMMVRYDPVVRHYEEVLTFSPIISSQF, from the coding sequence ATGATTACCAGAAACTGGACAGGTGTTGTAAAACCTGAGCGTTCAGCCGATTATCTCCACCATTTACAGAACGACACGTTGAAGAAGCTGTCCTCTATTAAAGGATTTTTAAATGCGTCCATCCTGCAACGGGTAGTTACGGATGGTATTGAGTACCTGGTTGTGACCTACTGGGAAAATATGGACGCTATTAAGAAATTTGCAGGCGAAACCGCCGATATCGCTGTGGTGCCGCCTATAGCCCAGGAAATGATGGTGCGGTACGACCCGGTGGTACGGCATTATGAGGAAGTGCTGACCTTTTCGCCGATTATAAGTTCTCAGTTTTAA
- a CDS encoding DMT family protein, producing MRTILLLICSNVFMTIAWYGHLKQQQIPLWKAILISWGIAFFEYCLMVPANRWGYSNGFTGFQLKMTQEVITLVVFTAFAMLYLHEPFHWKYLVSFALLLAAVYFMFKKF from the coding sequence ATGCGAACTATCCTTTTGTTGATCTGCTCTAATGTGTTTATGACAATTGCCTGGTATGGTCATTTAAAACAACAGCAAATACCCTTATGGAAGGCTATCTTAATAAGCTGGGGAATTGCTTTTTTTGAATATTGTTTGATGGTGCCGGCAAATCGCTGGGGATATAGTAACGGCTTTACCGGCTTTCAGTTAAAAATGACGCAGGAAGTGATTACCCTGGTAGTATTTACCGCATTTGCCATGTTGTATTTGCATGAACCATTTCACTGGAAATACCTGGTAAGCTTTGCGTTGTTACTGGCAGCGGTATATTTTATGTTCAAGAAATTTTAA
- a CDS encoding WD40/YVTN/BNR-like repeat-containing protein: MTARLNIFLFLFSALPFFTHAQTIEMLTRGQAVSIRGLCPVNDNVIWVSGSKGTVGRSLDGGKTWQWMNVKGFEQTDFRDIEAFNANTAIIMGIAEPAYILKTTDGGANWKVVFADSTKGMFLDAMDFYDNKHGIVVGDPIDSKFYIAKTDNGGNTWAKTPFIMQSKAATGEGCFASSGSNIFYFRNKDFLFVSGGIVSRVHDDAGGRSLPIIQGKESTGANSIAVRTDGPRVSNTFYIAGGDFANDKDTTLNCVFTHDGGHTWLHPTTPPHGYRSSIIYISGKKLLTCGTSGVDLSTDSGLTWRLISENGFHVCRKAKKGKAVFLAGSNGRIAKLVL; this comes from the coding sequence ATGACTGCGCGCCTTAACATATTCCTGTTTCTATTTTCAGCCTTACCCTTTTTTACCCATGCCCAAACCATTGAAATGCTTACCCGCGGTCAGGCTGTATCCATCAGAGGGCTTTGCCCGGTAAATGACAACGTAATTTGGGTAAGCGGCAGCAAGGGCACCGTTGGCAGGTCGCTGGATGGCGGTAAAACCTGGCAATGGATGAATGTAAAAGGTTTCGAGCAAACAGATTTCCGCGATATTGAGGCTTTTAACGCCAATACAGCTATTATAATGGGCATTGCCGAACCGGCGTATATTTTAAAGACAACCGACGGCGGCGCCAACTGGAAGGTAGTTTTTGCAGATTCTACCAAGGGCATGTTCCTCGATGCCATGGATTTTTATGATAATAAACATGGAATTGTGGTAGGCGATCCCATCGATTCAAAATTCTATATTGCCAAAACAGACAATGGCGGCAACACCTGGGCCAAAACACCTTTCATTATGCAATCAAAAGCCGCCACCGGTGAAGGTTGTTTTGCCAGCAGCGGCAGCAACATCTTTTATTTCCGTAATAAAGATTTTCTGTTTGTAAGCGGGGGGATTGTAAGCCGGGTACATGACGATGCCGGCGGCCGCTCGCTCCCTATTATCCAGGGCAAAGAAAGCACCGGCGCCAATTCCATTGCGGTGCGTACCGATGGCCCCCGGGTAAGCAATACCTTTTACATTGCCGGTGGCGATTTTGCCAATGATAAGGATACCACGCTCAATTGTGTATTTACACACGATGGTGGTCATACCTGGTTACACCCTACTACCCCGCCCCACGGCTATCGCAGCAGCATTATATATATTAGCGGAAAAAAACTGCTTACCTGTGGCACTTCAGGCGTTGATCTTTCTACAGATAGCGGGCTTACCTGGCGCCTGATAAGCGAGAACGGTTTTCACGTTTGCCGGAAAGCCAAAAAGGGCAAAGCCGTTTTTTTAGCAGGCAGCAATGGCCGGATCGCAAAACTGGTACTTTGA
- a CDS encoding ABC transporter permease, which produces MEPGFNSVTFDQLKLCRLNIAAFIARRIAFNQQKSFSRFVIRLSIGATVISVTVMILTLTFASGFQKTISEKVFSFWGHIRIQSYYSARVAIAEESPIHRSDSVTNLRKSHPEIKTVQAFATKNAILKTAETIEGVLFKGVERDYDFNNLEKFRVRGRWLKFTDSGYSNEIMLSAYTANLLKLDTNDQVLIYFIQPGAAPRTRKLKVAGIFKTGIEEYDKLIAIGDLKLIQRLNDWNPEMIGGYEIFLHDYNRMDKVSEEIVDDIPLGLQSNTIKYIYPSIFDWLNLQNKTILIVLAIMTGIAILNLITCLLILVLERTRMIGMLKALGARNRTIRAVFLYHGAVITFFGLLLGNICGLFIAWLQQYTGFIKLPEDAYYISQAAVDIVWWQIAAVNIITFAICFLVLLIPTIIIWKVQPIKAIQFR; this is translated from the coding sequence TTGGAACCTGGTTTTAATAGTGTTACTTTTGACCAACTAAAATTATGCCGGTTGAATATTGCCGCATTTATAGCACGCAGAATCGCGTTTAATCAACAGAAATCTTTTTCCCGTTTTGTAATCCGGTTGTCAATTGGCGCCACCGTTATCAGCGTTACGGTAATGATACTGACGTTAACGTTTGCCAGCGGGTTTCAAAAAACCATCAGTGAAAAGGTTTTTAGTTTCTGGGGACATATCCGCATTCAAAGCTATTATTCGGCCCGGGTTGCCATTGCCGAAGAATCACCCATCCATCGCAGTGATTCGGTAACCAACCTCAGAAAATCACATCCCGAGATCAAAACCGTGCAGGCATTTGCCACCAAGAATGCCATTCTTAAAACAGCTGAAACCATCGAGGGCGTACTGTTTAAAGGCGTTGAAAGAGATTATGATTTCAATAACCTGGAAAAATTCAGGGTAAGGGGTCGTTGGCTGAAGTTTACTGATAGCGGTTACAGTAACGAAATTATGCTGAGCGCCTATACAGCCAATTTGTTAAAATTAGATACGAATGACCAGGTGCTCATTTATTTCATTCAACCGGGCGCAGCACCCCGTACCCGCAAATTAAAAGTGGCCGGTATTTTTAAAACCGGTATTGAAGAATATGATAAACTGATCGCCATTGGCGATCTAAAGCTGATCCAACGGTTAAACGACTGGAACCCCGAGATGATCGGTGGTTATGAGATCTTCCTGCATGATTATAATCGCATGGATAAAGTGAGTGAAGAGATTGTTGATGATATACCCCTGGGGTTACAAAGCAATACGATCAAATACATTTATCCCAGTATATTCGACTGGCTGAACCTGCAGAATAAAACCATTCTGATAGTACTGGCCATTATGACCGGCATAGCCATCCTGAACTTAATTACCTGTTTGCTGATATTGGTGCTGGAACGCACCCGTATGATCGGGATGTTAAAGGCGCTGGGCGCCCGCAATCGTACCATCCGGGCGGTTTTCCTTTATCATGGCGCCGTAATTACCTTCTTTGGGTTGCTATTGGGAAATATCTGCGGTTTGTTTATTGCCTGGCTGCAGCAATATACCGGATTCATCAAATTACCCGAAGACGCTTATTATATTTCCCAGGCGGCCGTTGATATTGTATGGTGGCAGATTGCCGCGGTGAACATCATCACCTTTGCTATTTGCTTTTTAGTACTGTTAATACCCACCATTATAATCTGGAAGGTACAGCCTATAAAAGCTATTCAGTTCAGATAG
- a CDS encoding DUF5103 domain-containing protein — protein MKNILILFVSVLISFAGNAQLTEGVNMPNIKTAQLFPSGNQLGYPVVMLNSSDKLELHFDDLDGNVKSYSYTYQLCNADWTPAMLSSFDFIKGFSYQRISTYRVSSVAFTHYTHYSAVVPDNNCAPSRSGNYILKVYLNGDTSKVAFTKRFLVVDNQTSITASIQQPFNGDIFRTWQKIPFQVALGDRLQVMNHLQQIKVMILQDNRWDNALINVKPTFFSGKKLDFNTEEQIVMPGGKEWRWLDLRSLRLQSDRIAKANYNTRNTEIFVKPDVDRSQQRFVYYKDINGMYTVETTESLNPYWQTDYATVHFTYIPPENVPFENKDLFLIGALNGYNLDDSAKMIFNNDTRVYERTLFLKQGYYNYNYVTVDRNDPKRAASYENTEGNYWDTENDYMILVYYRALAGRADELVGITHISSLTGRKGIGGQ, from the coding sequence ATGAAAAATATTCTCATATTATTCGTATCTGTTCTTATTTCCTTTGCTGGAAATGCGCAATTGACTGAAGGCGTAAACATGCCAAACATCAAAACTGCCCAGTTATTCCCTTCGGGAAACCAATTGGGTTATCCTGTGGTGATGCTTAACAGTTCCGATAAGCTGGAACTGCATTTCGACGACCTGGATGGAAACGTTAAAAGTTACTCCTATACGTACCAGTTGTGCAATGCCGACTGGACGCCGGCTATGCTGAGCAGCTTTGATTTTATTAAAGGGTTTTCTTATCAACGCATCAGTACCTATCGCGTATCATCTGTCGCCTTTACCCATTACACGCATTATTCGGCTGTGGTGCCCGATAATAATTGTGCGCCTTCCCGTTCGGGCAATTATATCCTGAAAGTATACCTGAACGGCGATACGTCAAAAGTGGCGTTTACCAAACGCTTTCTGGTAGTGGATAACCAGACATCCATAACTGCATCGATACAACAACCATTTAACGGGGATATCTTCCGCACCTGGCAAAAAATACCCTTCCAGGTTGCCCTGGGCGACCGCTTACAGGTAATGAATCACCTGCAACAGATAAAAGTGATGATTTTGCAGGACAACCGGTGGGACAATGCCCTCATTAATGTAAAACCCACTTTTTTCTCTGGCAAAAAGCTTGATTTCAATACCGAAGAACAGATCGTAATGCCGGGTGGCAAAGAATGGCGCTGGCTCGATCTGCGCAGTCTTCGCCTGCAAAGCGATCGCATTGCAAAAGCCAATTACAACACCCGCAATACGGAAATATTTGTAAAACCCGATGTTGACAGAAGCCAGCAGCGGTTTGTATATTATAAAGACATCAACGGAATGTATACCGTAGAAACAACAGAAAGCCTTAATCCATACTGGCAAACCGATTATGCAACAGTACACTTCACCTACATTCCACCGGAAAATGTACCGTTTGAGAACAAGGACCTTTTTTTGATTGGAGCGTTGAATGGATATAACCTGGACGACAGCGCCAAGATGATTTTCAATAACGACACGCGGGTGTATGAAAGAACGCTTTTTCTGAAGCAGGGATACTATAACTACAATTATGTGACCGTTGATCGTAACGATCCAAAACGAGCCGCCAGTTATGAAAACACCGAAGGCAATTACTGGGATACCGAAAATGACTACATGATCCTGGTGTATTACCGGGCGTTGGCAGGCCGTGCCGATGAGCTGGTGGGCATTACACACATAAGTTCACTTACCGGGCGCAAAGGAATTGGCGGTCAATAG
- the fsa gene encoding fructose-6-phosphate aldolase, which yields MKFFIDTANLAQIKEAHDLGILDGVTTNPSLMAKEGIKGEDSVMKHYLTICELVDGGDISAEVLSTNVHEIIEEGKKLAAIHPSIVVKVPMIKDGVKALKWFSDNGIKTNCTLVFSAGQAILAAKAGANYVSPFIGRIDDSNWDGVELIKQISQIYKIQGYKTEILAASIRSPLHIVKCAEAGADVVTSPLEPILGLLKHPLTDIGLAKFLDDAKKMQAELAGAK from the coding sequence ATGAAGTTTTTTATTGATACAGCGAATCTTGCCCAAATTAAAGAAGCACACGACCTGGGTATTTTAGATGGCGTTACTACCAACCCCTCACTGATGGCCAAAGAAGGCATTAAAGGTGAAGATTCAGTGATGAAACATTACCTCACCATTTGCGAACTGGTTGATGGTGGCGATATAAGTGCAGAAGTGTTATCTACTAACGTACATGAAATTATTGAAGAAGGTAAAAAGCTGGCAGCTATTCACCCCAGCATTGTGGTAAAAGTACCGATGATCAAAGATGGCGTGAAAGCGTTGAAATGGTTCTCTGACAACGGTATTAAAACCAATTGTACGTTGGTGTTCTCTGCCGGTCAGGCAATTCTGGCTGCAAAAGCTGGCGCCAACTACGTATCACCGTTCATTGGCCGTATCGACGATAGCAACTGGGATGGTGTTGAACTGATTAAACAAATTTCACAGATCTATAAAATTCAGGGATACAAAACAGAGATCCTGGCGGCTTCTATCCGCAGCCCATTGCATATTGTAAAATGTGCTGAAGCTGGTGCTGATGTGGTTACTTCACCACTGGAACCAATCCTGGGCCTGTTGAAACATCCGTTAACTGATATCGGACTGGCTAAATTCTTAGATGATGCTAAGAAAATGCAAGCTGAGTTAGCCGGAGCCAAGTAA